GCGACCAAAACAAATCGTTATTACCAAAGTGGGTCTTTTTATATTTAGTTATTGGCAACTCCTCAGAAACATTTTTGGTAATATTCAAGAGAAATACCGTGAGTTTGTACTGTTCATCAAGGCCAAGGTATAACAGGCTGTCCTCTTCTGGTGACCATTCTAATATTGGCCCTTCCTTAGCCGGCAAGCTTTTTTTTGCAATCAAATCCAAATTTTTTGCATCGACAACAGAAAGACTGTGCGAACCACCGCCAAACCTGGCATTACCACCTGATCTCTCTGTATATAAAAATACTTCGCCTGTGGGGCTCCAGGCTGGGCTTCCTATCAGTTTATGTTCCCCCCTCTGTACTGTATACGGAGTTACTTCACCCCATGATATCCGCCTGATACCAGAACCATCCGCATTTATCATGTACAACGCAAGCACATCTCCCCATGTATCTGTATTGCTACTGACCTTGCCTTTTGTATTAACTTTAATATCTGCATAAATCAACACACGGGTACCATCAGGACACCAGGAAAAACTCATATGAGGGCTGCCACGTATGTCCAGACGACTTTCATCTACAAGGTTTAATGCGTCTTTACCGATCGTTTGATTTAGGTCGGTTATCAATGAGACATTCATCAGTTCAGCATGGTTATCGTCTGCATAGACCGGTTCTGTGACGATAATGATCGATCCCAATACCAGTAATATGGCTATGAACTTACTTTTTCTGTGCATTTTATTCCTCAGTTGAATCCAAAGCTAGTAGGTATTTGTCCTATCATATGTGTCATCAATTGTATCATCTCATTTGGCTTATAGAAAATTAGATTGAAACAAATGATATAATTTAAGTGTGACAACAGAGAGAAACGTATCATATTTTAAATACCACCGTCCATTGATGCTGAAAAGTCATTAACTTCAGACTTAAATCCAATTATTGTCCTAAAACAAGCCATCAAGTTGTCTGCAAATTCTTTCTGTGCGATCACAAAGACATTGCTTACATCTTGTTTCAACTATATTCACCGCCAGTTAGACTATTTTCTTTTCGATTTTAAATGAAAGCAAAGTAATGTGGATATTAATCCGACAAGTGCTGCCGTCGCAGTAAATCCGGGCAATCCTGTGCCGTATGTAGCGGGCACGGATGCTGTTGTTGTACCTGTACTGGTAGGGTCTTGCCGCTTATCGATGTGGTCTATGACTGTGATTGTCCGGCTTGCGGTACTGTACCCATCTTTAACGGCCTTTATCTGGATTTCGCCCTTTTCATCAAAACGATAAGCTATTGTTC
The Methanosarcinales archaeon DNA segment above includes these coding regions:
- a CDS encoding PD40 domain-containing protein produces the protein MHRKSKFIAILLVLGSIIIVTEPVYADDNHAELMNVSLITDLNQTIGKDALNLVDESRLDIRGSPHMSFSWCPDGTRVLIYADIKVNTKGKVSSNTDTWGDVLALYMINADGSGIRRISWGEVTPYTVQRGEHKLIGSPAWSPTGEVFLYTERSGGNARFGGGSHSLSVVDAKNLDLIAKKSLPAKEGPILEWSPEEDSLLYLGLDEQYKLTVFLLNITKNVSEELPITKYKKTHFGNNDLFWSPDGRKIGFEGNGGLFILDIDTREVKNLFSTDNHIIINRNAFWSPDSSRLIITEIKSTGRADSPIYDVYVIDAINGTSNKLTSFESGAIQRWFPGSDRILYVAASKAGTDSKEYTLYSMPVEDGDATPLFSSPDDPTSFFAHISPSGKFIGVMFSGADYLMNKDGSSKMQLNINKGAIIWHGRDE